Below is a genomic region from Vicinamibacterales bacterium.
CGGAGGGTCCAGACGGCAGCCTGTATATTTCGAACGACAAAACAGGCCGAATCTGGCGGGTAATCTACCAAGGTAATTAATGCTGGACGAGATGCGTCGTTGGACATTCTGGAGACAACCTAGGGGCATACGGGGGATTCGATGAGTCAGGTTTCTTTACGAACAACAATCGCTGGATGCGGCGTAGTTTTACTGTTCACATCGATGGCGTGCAACCGCGTCAGCGATGGTGAAGCTGACACAGAACTCTCACCGCGCGACGCGCTCATCGCCAGGGCGACCGCTTTGGAATTGGACACCCCTTATGTGCCGCCACCGGGTGACGCACTGACACATCACACCTCCGGCTTCGCTAAAGTGCTCTGCTCGGCCGTCTTCATCACAGGCCTCGACGCAGACTTCGCTGCCGAAAGTATCGGCTATTTCCAAAGCCCTTACGACGAACGCGCGAAGGTCGCCGACCGGGTTGTGGACCTGGAAAAGAAGGAAGTTCGTCTCACTCTTCCAAACGGCGTCACACGTGTGGCTAGATACCTCGGAGACCAAGGATGCGTGACCCTCCCCATCGGGGAGGACGAGGTCTACTTCACCCCGACGGTGATTGAAACTACGCTACCCGACGCTTCGACGGAGCCTTGGCCCATGGGTGACCTGCTTCCCGACGAGCCGTTCCCGGCCGGCTTGGACATGGAGAAGGTCGCTGAAGCCGTCAACGCGGCGTTTGAGCCACCCGAAGGTCTGACCGCAGCCTTTGTTGTGACCTGGAAAGGACAAATTATCGGAGAACGGTATCGCGACGGCATCACGATGCACACGTCGCTTGAGAGTTGGTCGATGGGCAAGAGCTTAACGGCTACGCTTATGGGCATTCTTATTCATCAAGGCGTGTACGATCTTTGGCAACCTGCCCCGGTCCCGGAGTGGCAAGGCGAAGGCGACCCACGCGCCAACATTCGCATCGCCGATATCCTCAGGATGTCAAGCGGTCTCCGCTGTCGAGCGCCCGGCGACCCTGACCTCGACCCGTCACTCGGTTATCTCGATCACCTCTACCTGTATACAGGCGGTGTAAATTCCTTCGAGTGGGCCGCCACTAGGCCGCAACAGTGGCCACCGAACACCGTGGGTCGCTATCGAAACTGTGACCCGGTGCTCACAAACTATCTGATTCGGCTCGGTGTCGAAGGACGCGGTGAGGACTACCACTCGTTTCCCCAACGCGCGCTCTTTGACCAGATCGGCGTTCGTCACATGGTCATGGAAACGGACCCCTTCGGGAACTTTCTCTTGCAAGGCGCAGAGTTTGGCACTGGACGGGATTGGGCTCGCCTAGGCAACCTGTATCTACAGAACGGCATGGCGAACGGCGTCCAACTCTTTGCGGAGGATTGGGCGGAGTTCGTGAGCACACTGGCGCCAGCGTGGGAGGCCGATGGCCGATTGGTTTACGGTGCGTTTTTCTGGCTGAATCTCACCGGTAGTAATCCGATTCCCGAAACCGCCTACTCCATGCGAGGCGCCGGTGGCCAATCCACAACCATCATTCCGTCACACGACCTCGTGGTGGTCCGCCTCGGCCACTACAAGGGCGCAGGACCAGGCGGTGATGGCTTACGTAACGCCCTCGCCCTCCTGGTTGAGGCGGTACCTGAAAATCAAGACTTGGAAGCTGCGACCGCACCTTAAGAGAAAGCGCGGACTTACCCGTGGAGCCGTGGGCTCCGGTTCTGACCCTATGACGGTTCCGCGTCATAGACTCGTCGAAGCTCTCGACGGTCTCCATTATTGGCTCGACCGCCAACAAATCGTGAAGTCACAATCAACTGTTTACCTTCCGGGCCTGTCAGACGAACTTCATAGGCTTGTTCCAGCTTCACCTCGATGCGGGAATCCAATGAGATGTCCGTCACGAGCTTTTCATTTTCCCATCGCGTTCTTCGAGTGACCTGCATGCTGGTACCGGCGATCCCTTTGTGTGCCTGGTCATCAGACACTAAACGAATCACACGCCCGTCATCGTAGGTTGCCACAATCTCATTCTCGATCGTTACAATGGTCATCCGGCGTGGAGCAGTCAACAGGTCTCTCACCGCTTCCTGGACCTCTTGACGAAGCCGCGCCAACTCTTCACGGTTAGGAGGCCTTCCTCCCGCGCGACCACGACCACCGGGACGGCTCCCTCGGCGACCAGCTGCCCCACGGCCACGACCCTGCCCGCGGACATCACCGACGCCTTCGAGACGAGCTCGCGGCTCATCACTGAGGTCAGTATTGAGCACCCAGACTCCCTCGAGAGATGCAGCAGCGGACTCCGGTTGGGCAACGTCGCTGCTCAACACCAAGGCGTCTCCAAACAC
It encodes:
- a CDS encoding serine hydrolase; the protein is MSQVSLRTTIAGCGVVLLFTSMACNRVSDGEADTELSPRDALIARATALELDTPYVPPPGDALTHHTSGFAKVLCSAVFITGLDADFAAESIGYFQSPYDERAKVADRVVDLEKKEVRLTLPNGVTRVARYLGDQGCVTLPIGEDEVYFTPTVIETTLPDASTEPWPMGDLLPDEPFPAGLDMEKVAEAVNAAFEPPEGLTAAFVVTWKGQIIGERYRDGITMHTSLESWSMGKSLTATLMGILIHQGVYDLWQPAPVPEWQGEGDPRANIRIADILRMSSGLRCRAPGDPDLDPSLGYLDHLYLYTGGVNSFEWAATRPQQWPPNTVGRYRNCDPVLTNYLIRLGVEGRGEDYHSFPQRALFDQIGVRHMVMETDPFGNFLLQGAEFGTGRDWARLGNLYLQNGMANGVQLFAEDWAEFVSTLAPAWEADGRLVYGAFFWLNLTGSNPIPETAYSMRGAGGQSTTIIPSHDLVVVRLGHYKGAGPGGDGLRNALALLVEAVPENQDLEAATAP